One Gossypium hirsutum isolate 1008001.06 chromosome A11, Gossypium_hirsutum_v2.1, whole genome shotgun sequence genomic window carries:
- the LOC107899416 gene encoding casein kinase II subunit alpha, which translates to MAIRSLNFIIISLDHHHHHHHDHHRHHRLSLSLLSSLTSALSLPSPYLLRGIVSKTSYFPFSQQQQQHKKGLCLKELKEAETLAQKIGKSNRRPGAPSKSRVYADVNVIRPKEYWDYELLTVQWGEQDDYEVVRKVGRGKYSEVFEGVHITDNEKCVIKILKPVKKKKIKREIKILQNLCGGPNIVKLLDIVRDQQSKTPSLIFEYVNNTDFKVLYPTLSDYDIRYYIYELLKALDYCHSQGIMHRDVKPHNVMIDHEQRKLRLIDWGLAEFYHPGTEYNVRVASRYFKGPELLVDLQDYDYSLDLWSLGCMFAGMIFRKEPFFYGHDNYDQLAKIAKVLGTDELNAYLNKYRIELDPHLAALVGRHSRKPWTKFISAENQHLALPEAIDFLDKLLRYDHQERPTAKEAMAHPYFNPVRNAESSRTRP; encoded by the exons ATGGCCATAAGGTCCTTGAATTTCATAATAATCTCTCTTGACCACCATCATCACCACCACCACGACCACCACCGCCACCACCGTCTTAGCCTCTCTCTCCTTTCCTCCTTAACTTCCGCTCTCTCTCTTCCCTCTCCCTATCTTCTCCGTGGAATCGTCTCCAAAACCTCATACTTTCCCTTCTCTCAACAACAACAGCAACACAAAAAAGGCCTTTGTTTAAAGGAGCTAAAAGAAGCCGAAACCCTGGCTCAAAAGATCGGAAAATCCAATAGGCGCCCTGGCGCCCCATCTAAATCTAGGGTTTACGCCGATGTCAACGTTATTCGTCCTAAAGAATATTGGGACTACGAGCTCCTCACTGTTCAATGGGG CGAACAAGATGATTACGAGGTGGTGAGGAAAGTCGGGCGAGGGAAATACAGTGAGGTTTTCGAGGGGGTTCATATTACGGATAACGAGAAATGTGTTATCAAGATTCTCAAACCGGTCAAGAAGAAGAAG ATTAAGAGGGAGATTAAAATACTGCAGAATCTTTGCGGAGGGCCGAATATTGTGAAGTTGCTGGATATAGTTAGGGATCAGCAGTCGAAGACTCCAAGTCTTATATTTGAATATGTGAATAATACGGATTTTAAAGTGCTTTATCCGACGCTGTCTGATTATGATATTCGATATTATATCTATGAACTTCTGAAG GCATTGGACTATTGTCACTCACAAGGTATTATGCACCGAGATGTGAAGCCCCATAATGTGATGATTGATCATGAGCAGAGGAAACTTCGTCTTATTGATTGGGGCCTTGCAGAGTTTTATCATCCCGGGACAGAATACAATGTTCGTGTTGCTTCCAG ATATTTTAAAGGTCCTGAGCTTCTTGTCGATTTGCAAGACTATGATTACTCTTTAGACTTGTGGAGCCTTGGTTGTATGTTTGCTGGAATG ATATTTCGGAAGGAGCCATTCTTTTATGGGCATGATAATTATGATCAACTGGCCAAGATAGCCAAG GTTCTTGGGACAGATGAATTAAATGCTTATCTGAATAAGTACCGCATAGAATTGGATCCACACCTTGCGGCCCTTGTTGGCAG GCACAGTCGAAAACCTTGGACAAAGTTCATTAGTGCCGAGAATCAACATTTGGCACTACCTGAG GCCATTGACTTCCTTGATAAGTTGCTTCGATATGATCATCAGGAAAGGCCAACTGCAAAAGAAGCAATG GCTCATCCTTATTTCAACCCAGTTAGGAATGCAGAAAGCAGTAGAACTCGTCCCTAG